Part of the Halomarina litorea genome is shown below.
GGTCATCAGGTCGTCGGTGCCCATGAGGTGGCCGAACGCCTGCGCCTCGAGGTCGAGACCGGCCTCGGTGTCCTCCCAGCCGCGGAGCATCGCGCGCTTCGTCAGCCAGCGCGAGATGGGCGGCCCACCAGCGAGGTCGGCGGCCGCCTCGTGGACTCGCTCCTCGAACTCGTCGTTCGGGACCACTTCGTTGACGACGTTGTAGTCGTACATCGTGTCCGCGTCGAACCGGTCGGCGGTGAGGACGATCTCCTTCGCGCGGCTCATCCCGACGAGACGCTGGAGTCGCTGGGTGCCGCCCCACCCCGGCAGGAGGCCGAGGCTGTGCTCGGGCAGGCCGAGTTCGGAGCGCTCGCTCGCGAGGCGCAGGTCACAGCACATCGCGAGTTCGAACCCGCCGCCGAGCGCGAAGCCGTCGATGCCCGCGAGGACGGGCAGCGGCGACTCCTCCAGTTTGCCGAACGTCTCCTGACCCTTCTTCGAGAGCTTGATGGCTTCGAGGGGGTCGGCGCTCGCGGCGAATCCGCTCACGTCAGCGCCCGCGGAGAACGCCCGGTTGCCCTTCCCCGTGATGAGGATGGCGCGCACGTCGTCGTCCTCCTCGAAGTGGTCGATGGCCTCCGAGAGTTCGTCGAGCATCTCGGGGTTGACCGTGTTCATCCGCGCCTCGCGCGCGAGGACTATCTGCCCGACCATATCACCGGGGTACTCGAGTTCGATGGTCGAGAACTCCACGTCGGCGTCGTCGCCCTGCTCGTAGAACCCGCCCTCGCCGGCGCGCTCACGGAGGTAGTCCGACACCTCGTAGCGGACGGCGTCTTTCTCCTCGCGGAGGTCGTCGAGCGTCTCGACAAGGGATTCGAGGCCGTAGTCGTCGGCCATCTTCGCGGGACCGGTCGGGTAGCCGCCGCCGAGCATGACGGCCTCGTCGATGTCCTTCGCGGGCGCGACGTCGTTGCCCACGAGGTTGCCGACCTCGTTGGCCATCACGGCGAGGAGCCGGCGTTTGACGTCCTCGCGGGTCTGGTCAGGGGGCACGTCCGCGCCGTCACCGTCCTCGTAGTCGTAGAATCCCTTCCCGGTCTTCTTGCCGAAGCGCTCCTCCTCGACCGTGCGTTCGAGGAGCGGACACGGCGCGTACGCCTCGCCCAGTACCTCGTGCATGTACTCGAGGACGTGGTAGGTCACGTCGTTGCCGACCTGGTCGCCCAGTTCGAACGCGCCCATCGGGAGGCCGATGTCGTACTTCACGGTGGAGTCGACCTCCTCCATCGTCGCGTCGTCCTCCTCGACGATCCAGCACGCCTCGTTCATCAGGGGGACGAGGATGCGGTTGACGATGAAGCCGGGCGAGTCCTTGCGGACGCGCACCGGCGTCTTGCCGAACGACTCGGCGAGCTGTTCGGTGAGGTCGAGGGTCTCCTCGGCCGTGTGCGCGCCGGTGATGACCTCGACGAGTTGCATCCGAACGGGCGGGTTGAAGAAGTGCATCCCGCAGAACTGCTCGGGGCGCTCGGTGACCTCCGAGAGTTCCGTGATGGACAGCGAGGAGGTGTTGGTCGCGATGATGGCCTCCTCGGGCGCGTACTCCTGGACGTCGCCGTAGACGTCCTTCTTGATGTCCATCTTCTCGGGCACCGCCTCGATGATGAAGTCGACGTCGGAGACGGCCTCGCTCATCTCCACGACGGGCGTGACGCGGTCGAGCGCGGCGTCGGCCTCCTCCTCGCTGAGCTGGTCGCTCTCGGCGAGTTTCCCGAGGCTCCACTCGATCTGTTCGTAGCCGTTCTGGACGAACTCCTCGTTGATGTCGCGCAGGTTCACCTCGTAGCCGGCCATGGCGGCCACCTCGGCGATGCCGTGGCCCATGTTCCCGGCGCCGAGGATGGCGATGGTCTGGATGTCGTCGAACTCCATGCTAACGGGTGTAGGGTCTGTCGCCCCTGTGTTGAACGTTTCCACTCGTCTGTGCGACAACTCCTTACAGGTTGTAACGAGTCGGGAAATCGTTATGTGGGAACGTCCGTGAGGGACTCGGTATGGACTTCGAACTCTCGGCCGAGCAGAAACAGATACAGGAGGAGGTCCGCCGCTTCGCGGACAACGAGATTCGCCCCGTCGCACAGGAGTACGACGTCGACGAGAAGTTCCCCCACGAGGTCCTCGAGAAGGCCGCCGAGATGGGCCTGACCGGCGCGAACATCCCGATGGAGTACGGCGGTGCGGGCTACAGCGCCCTCGAGACCGCGCTCATCGTCGAGGAGATGTTCGCCGTCGACCCCGGCATCGCCCTCTCCATTACCGCCACCACGTTCGGGAGCGACGCCCTCCTCGAGTACGGCACCGAAGAACAAAAAGCGCAGTTCCTCGAACCCGTCGCCACCGGCGAGGCCATCATGGGCGCGGCCATCTCCGAACCCGACACCGGCAGCGACGTCTCCTCCGTCTCCACCACCGCCGAGAAGGACGGCGACGAGTGGGTCATCAACGGCAACAAGATGTGGATCACGAACGGCACCGTCGGCGACTTCTTCGTCGCCATGTGCAAGACGGACCCCGAGGCCGAGGGTCGCTACAACGGCTTCTCGCAGATCGTCGTCGAGTCCGACCGCGACGGCTTCAAGTCGGAGAAGATCACCGGCAAACTCGGCATCCGCGCCAGCGACACCGCCGAACTCGTCTTCGACGACCTGCGCGTCCCCGAGGAGAACCTCGTCGGCACGCGCGGCATGGGCTTCCTCCAGTTGATGAACTTCTTCGACATCACGCGCACGATGGTCGCCGCACAGGGCGTCGGCATCGCCAAGGGCGCCTGTGACCGCGCGCTCGACTACGCCAAGGAGCGCGAGCAGTTCGGCAAGCCCATCGGCGACTTCCAGGCCATCCAGCACAAACTCGCGGACATCCACACCCGCACCGAGGCCGCCCGTCAGCTCACCTACAAGAGCGCGTGGTCGGTCGACCACTCCGACGAGCAACTGACGACGCTCGCCTCGATGGCCAAGGAGTTCGCCTCCCGCGTGGCCGTCGACGCCGCCAACGAGGCCGTCCAGATCCACGGCGGGGCCGGCTTCGTCAACGACTTCGACGTCGAACGCCTCTACCGCGACGCCAAGATCACGCAGATATACGAGGGCACCACGGAGATTCAGAAGAACATCATCGCCCGCGAACTGCTCGGCAAGGGCTTCTAGAGCGCACCGTTTTACGCCCCGGGTGCGCTTCGCGCACCCCTCGGCGCAAAACCCTGCACGAAAAAGGCCGGTTCCTCGCGCTTCGCGCTCGGAACCGGGGAACCACGCTCGCTCACTGCGTTCGCTCGTGCGGACTGTCGTCCCCTGCTATTCGTGGGTTCGCTTCGTCGGCAGAGTCGCTGATTCTGCCGGTAGACGGAGAGCGCCGAGACGTCGGCTACCCCCACGGACCGTTTCGAGCACCGACTGAGCACTTCGAACGAGAACTGCCGACGGGACGGCGAGAGCGTGGCTCGGTCGTCGCGACCAGCCGTCGACGCGACGGCGGCGATGCGTCTACGGACGACGGCGGTTTTTTGTCACTCCCCGCCGAGTGTCCCGGCGTGGATTCGGGCCAGTACCGCGACCTCGCGTTGTTCCTCGCCCTTTCGGTGATGGGGGGTGGGGCGTTTCCCGCCGTCGAGGCTGCCCTCCCCTACGTGCCACCGCTGTTGATCGCCGCCGTCCGGTTCGACCTCGCCAGCGTGCTCATGCTGGGGTACGCGCTCACGACGACCGACAGGTGGCGTCCGTCGACCCGCGGTGACGTCCTCGCCATCGTGGGTGGGGGGACCCTGTTCTTCCCGCTCGGACAGGGCGTCTGGTACGTCGGCCAGGAACTCACGACGAGCGTCCTCTCCGGACTGATGGCCGGTCTCATCCCGATTCTGACCGCCGCCTGGGCGTGGGTGCTCGTCCCCGAAGAGCAGGTGTCGAAAGAGCGTCTCGCGGGACTCGGCATCGGGTTCGCGGGCGTGCTCCTCGTCCTGATTCCCGGGACCACCTCGCTGTTCAGCCCGGGCGTCGTCGGGAAGCTGATAATAGTCGCCTCAGCGGTCGGAACCGCGCTCGGGAGTGTCCTGATTCGGCGCGCCGAGAACGTCATCTCCGCGCCCGCGGTGACCGCGTGGTCGATGCTCCTCGGTGCCGGACTGATGCACGCGCTCAGTCCGGCCGTCGGCGAGTCGCTGGCGGACGTGACGGTGAACGCCACGGTAGTGCTCGCACTCGGGTACCTCTCGGTGATCTCGACTGCGCTCGCGTACGTCATCTACTTCGTCCTGATCGACCGGCGGTCCGCCGTGGAGACCAATCTGATTCACTACCTCTTTCCCGTCGTGGCGATCGGAGCGGGGTACGTGCTGTTCGGCGAGGCGCTCCCGTCGTCGGCGCTCGTGGGGTTCGCGTTCATCGCTGCGGGGTTCGGTGTTCTGAAACGACGGACGATCGTCGCCGAACTCGTCAGCTGACGCCGCTCACGGCCTACAGCGCGGCACTCGCTGTGTAGTCCCCGGAACGCTTGGCACGCGTGTTTGAATGCCTCCGAGAACGTCGGAAACGGGAGGGTGGTGTCGATGACGTCGTCGACCGTCAGACCGTGTTTGACCGCCAACGTGGCCTCAGGAATCATGTCCGCAGCACGGGGCCCGACGATGTGGACGCCGACGAGTTCGTCCGTCTCGTGGTGCTTGACGGCCTGCAGGAGGCCGCGCGTGTCCTCGATGGCCTTCGCCTTCGGAACGTCTTTCATCTGCACCGTTCGGCAGGTACACGTCCCGTGTTCGTCCTGAACGTCACCGACCTCTGTGGACGAACCGACCTCTCGTACAACCTCGTCTCGCACCACTTGCAGTGTCTCAACAACTGTGCGCTCGCCGAGGTCGAACAGGAGGGACGAAAGCGGTTCTATCGGGTCTCCCAGCAACCGGGGCCTCGATTGGTCGAACTAGCGGACGAATGCATCAGAGGGGACCTCGACAGCGTGTTAGGATGTGAAATCGCCCGAGCGGAGTAGCTCGGAGTCCGCACGGACAACCAACTAAAGCACCGATCGAGCAGGTTCCTGCGATACACGCGGCAAGGGTCGACGATAGACAGAGACCGCGGGTCTAACCGCCGGGTGTGAACTACGCGTTCCGTTCAGTTGATACCCCTTCGTCGTAGTGGAAGTGAGGGATCTGGAACTCCCCGTTCTCGACGGTGACCTCCAGCGCTTCATTGCTGCCAGTTACTCGATTCCAGCCCGATACCGTGGTCGACGCCGTCTCTGTGCCACCGGAACGCTCGAGGGTGACTTCGACTCGGTACTCGGTCTCCGCAGCGAGGTCGAACACAAGCTCGCTATGGCCCGCGGAGGTGGCAGTACAGGTGATGACTTCGCTGGGAGGACTCCCCGAGACGTCACTGATAGAGATCGCCACTGGATAAGTTCCCAATCCGGCGTTTCGGATGGTGAGATGCCACGGTAACTCTCGCTCGTCGTCGGCCTCACCTTGATACACGTACTCCCCACACGACCGTGTTTCAGTGCCGGAACTGGTCGTTGACGGGGTCGGTTCACTGCTCGAGCGGGCCACCAGTGAGTCGACACAGCCAGTCGTGCCTACCCCAACAGCGACCCCGAGCCAGCCCAGAACGCTCCGACGATGCATACGAACTGGTAGCGTGCCGACACTAATACACTCCCGATGGTTCAATTGCTCACTTCATCCAACCGTCGAATGGCCTCCCGGTGATACCCCCGCGACACAGGTCTAGCAGCCACACCGGAAGCTACCGCCAACTACGCGCACAGCAACGAAATTCCCGCCGGCCGGCGGAGCTCCCGACTCCGGCCGACTCCGGCCGACTCCCCGTCACGCTTTTCAGCACCCCCGCGCAACCCCGTGGCATGCGCGACAGCACCGGTCGCCGTCGGTCGTTCGCAAATCGCCCACCCGTGGGTCCGTGCTGTCGCTGTTGAGCACTCTTCTCACCCTTACCACCCGCGCCGCCCGCAGACCACAGCGACACCGACCCAACGAAATGTTCGACCGACTCCGCGACGACGTCCGCACCGCACTCGACAGAGACCCCGCCGCCCGAAGCGCCGCCGAGGTGGTCCTCACCTACGCCGGCGTCCACGCCGTCTGGGCCTACCGACTCGCACACCGCCTCTGGACGGGCGGCCACCCGCTGGCCGCCCGCGTCCTCTCGCACCTCGCGCGAGGGGCCACCGGCGTCGAGATACACCCCGGCGCGACCATCGGCGACCGCCTGTTCATCGACCACGGGATGGGCGTCGTCGTCGGCGAGACGGCACACATCGGCGACGACGTGCACCTGTACCACGGCGTCACCCTCGGCGGGAACTCCCCGCACCCCGAAAAGCGCCACCCCACCCTCGAAGACGGCGTGGTCGTCGGGGCGAACGCGACGCTCATCGGCGACATCACCGTCGGCGAGGGGGCGCGCGTGGGGGCCGGCGCGGTGGTCGTCGAGGACGTCCCGCCCGGCCAGACGGTGGTCGGGTCGCCCGCCCGTCCCCTCTCCGCGGTCCGGCGGGACGCCGACCGGAAAGCACAGTAACCACGTCCCCTCGCGCCCAACCGTCGGGTGATGAGTGAGCCTGAGCCCGAGCGCGGGACCGACGCCGATGCGGCGAGTCGCTTCGCCGACGACCCGGTGATGGGCTGTCTGGAGGCGGAGTACGGCCCCGTCGACCTGCAGGAGGCGATGTACGACGACGAGTTCGAGCGAATCGTCGTGAGCGTCATCAATCAGTCCATCTCGACGGCGTCCGCGAACGCCGTCCGCGAACGGGTGTACGACGCACTGGACGACGACATCACCCCGGCGAACGTCCTCGCGACCGACGAGGCGGTCCTCGTGGACGCGGGCCTCGGCAAGCAGAAGACGGGTTACGTCAGGAACATCGCCGAGGCGTTCGAGGAGCGCTCGTACTCCCGCGACACCCTCGGAGACCACGACGACGAGGCGGTGGTCGACCTCCTGACGGAGATTCGCGGCGTCGGCGAGTGGACCGCCCGGATGTACCTCCTGTTCGCGCTGGGTCGCGAGGACGTCTTCCCGGTCGGTGACCTCGCGGTCCGACGGGCCATCGAGGAACTCTACGGCGAGATGACGCGGGCGGAGATGGTCGAGTTCGCGGAACGCTGGGCCCCCTACCGCTCGTACGCCACCGTCCTCCTCTGGCGGTGGTACGAGGACGACGAGCGGGCACCGCTGGCCTGAGGAGGGACGCCGACGCGGGGCGAGAAGTGAGTGGAGAGCAGAAAACGAGAGGGACACCGCGAGAGAAAACGGGGGAGACGAACCCGGCGGTACGACTACTCCTCTTCTTCGAGGATTTCGTCGTCGTCGGGTTCCGGTGCGTCGCTGTCGACGCGGCGACGTACGTCCACCTGGTAGTGCTGGAGGATGTCACGCCCGAGGAGGAGCGGGTAGTCCATGTGCGAGCGGTCCTCGACGCTCGCGGTGACGGTGTGCTGACGGCCGCCGATACCGATGACGAGGTCGACGACGGGGCGGGCCTTCCCCCCTTTCATGCTCCCCGACTTCACGCGGGTCATGCTCTTGATGGGGCCGGCACCGATGTCCGCGGCGAGCGACGTGTCGATGCTCGTCCGGGTCGCGCCCGTGTCGGACTTGGCGAGCGTGGTCGCCGACCCGCTGGTCCCCGAGACGACGACCTCCTCGATGTAGCCGATGAGGGGCGTGTCCTCCCGGCTCGTGGCGGCCTGCCGGGGCTTGGCGGTGGGCGTCGAGTCGTCGAGCGTTGCCGCGAGTTCGTCCACGCGGTCGTCGTCGACGGTGCCGCCTGCCCGCTCGATGGCCATCTTCGCGATGTAGGGGGCGGGGCTGCGCCCGGTCGCCTTGTAGAGCCCCTTGAACCCGGCCGTGGGGTTGACTTCGAGGACGTACCAGCCGTCGTTGCCCTCGATGAGGTCGACGCCGGCGTAGTCGAGGCCGATGACCTCGCTGGCGTACAGCGCCGTCTCCTTCGCCTCCTGTGGCATCTCGTCGGTCATGTCCTCGACGTCGCCGCCCAGTGCGACGTTGGTCCGCCACTCGCCCTCGGGGGCGAAGCGGTTCATCGCGCCGACGACCTCCTCGCCGACGACGTAGACGCGCAGGTCGCGGTGCCGGCCGGAGTCGCGGTCGATGAACTTCTGGAGGAACGCCTGCCGGTTACCGACCTTCGGGTTGACGGGGTCGGTGAGGTCGACCTTCCACGTCCCGCCGCCGTGGGTGCCGATGGCCGTCTTGTAGACCCCCTCCTCGCCGAAGCGGCCCCGGCCCTGGTTGAGGCGCTCGTTCGAGAGCGCGAGCAGGGCGTCGGGCACCGCGATGTTCCAGTCGGCGAGCGTGACGGCCGTGGCGAACTTGTGAATCGCCGTGAGGACCGCCCCGGGCTGGTTGAGCATGGGGCGCAGGCGGTTGAACGTGGTCGCCAGTCCGAGGCCCTCGGCGGGTTCCTCGGTGTTCGAGAGGAGCAGGCGGTTGGCGATGATGTCCACCTCCGGTTCGACCTGTACCTCTCCGTCCTCGATGGAGATGGCGGTGTTCTCCTGTCGCAGCCACTCACCACGGTGGCCGAGGTCCTCGACGGCGTTGAGGATGGCCTTCGTCTCCTTGCTGTTGTGCAGCGAGAGGACCCCGACCCGGACGTGTTCGTCGTCTCTGGCGGACATGGATGGAACACGGTGGGCGCGCGTGAAATGCGTGCCGGTACGGGACGACAGAATCCGCCCGATTCGGACATCTGGGACCGGGACGGCGTGATTTATACGTGCCCGCCGCCGTGACCCGATATGGCTGAGTCCGAGGCGTTCACGTACAACGGTGGGACGGTCGCGCCCGGCGAGACGCAGAACATCCGCTACAGCGTCAGCGAGACGTACCTCGGCGACCCCGTGCGCATTCCCGTCACCATCATCAACGGCGAACGTCCCGGCCCGACGGTGTTCCTGAGTGCGGCGGCCCACGGCGACGAACTCAACGGCATCGAGGTGGTCCGCGAGGTGGCCTACGGCTGGGACCACTCCGAACTCGCGGGGACGCTCGTCTGCCTC
Proteins encoded:
- a CDS encoding RimK/LysX family protein gives rise to the protein MSARDDEHVRVGVLSLHNSKETKAILNAVEDLGHRGEWLRQENTAISIEDGEVQVEPEVDIIANRLLLSNTEEPAEGLGLATTFNRLRPMLNQPGAVLTAIHKFATAVTLADWNIAVPDALLALSNERLNQGRGRFGEEGVYKTAIGTHGGGTWKVDLTDPVNPKVGNRQAFLQKFIDRDSGRHRDLRVYVVGEEVVGAMNRFAPEGEWRTNVALGGDVEDMTDEMPQEAKETALYASEVIGLDYAGVDLIEGNDGWYVLEVNPTAGFKGLYKATGRSPAPYIAKMAIERAGGTVDDDRVDELAATLDDSTPTAKPRQAATSREDTPLIGYIEEVVVSGTSGSATTLAKSDTGATRTSIDTSLAADIGAGPIKSMTRVKSGSMKGGKARPVVDLVIGIGGRQHTVTASVEDRSHMDYPLLLGRDILQHYQVDVRRRVDSDAPEPDDDEILEEEE
- a CDS encoding DMT family transporter, which encodes MDSGQYRDLALFLALSVMGGGAFPAVEAALPYVPPLLIAAVRFDLASVLMLGYALTTTDRWRPSTRGDVLAIVGGGTLFFPLGQGVWYVGQELTTSVLSGLMAGLIPILTAAWAWVLVPEEQVSKERLAGLGIGFAGVLLVLIPGTTSLFSPGVVGKLIIVASAVGTALGSVLIRRAENVISAPAVTAWSMLLGAGLMHALSPAVGESLADVTVNATVVLALGYLSVISTALAYVIYFVLIDRRSAVETNLIHYLFPVVAIGAGYVLFGEALPSSALVGFAFIAAGFGVLKRRTIVAELVS
- the cysE gene encoding serine O-acetyltransferase; translation: MFDRLRDDVRTALDRDPAARSAAEVVLTYAGVHAVWAYRLAHRLWTGGHPLAARVLSHLARGATGVEIHPGATIGDRLFIDHGMGVVVGETAHIGDDVHLYHGVTLGGNSPHPEKRHPTLEDGVVVGANATLIGDITVGEGARVGAGAVVVEDVPPGQTVVGSPARPLSAVRRDADRKAQ
- a CDS encoding DNA-3-methyladenine glycosylase family protein, translating into MSEPEPERGTDADAASRFADDPVMGCLEAEYGPVDLQEAMYDDEFERIVVSVINQSISTASANAVRERVYDALDDDITPANVLATDEAVLVDAGLGKQKTGYVRNIAEAFEERSYSRDTLGDHDDEAVVDLLTEIRGVGEWTARMYLLFALGREDVFPVGDLAVRRAIEELYGEMTRAEMVEFAERWAPYRSYATVLLWRWYEDDERAPLA
- a CDS encoding 3-hydroxyacyl-CoA dehydrogenase/enoyl-CoA hydratase family protein translates to MEFDDIQTIAILGAGNMGHGIAEVAAMAGYEVNLRDINEEFVQNGYEQIEWSLGKLAESDQLSEEEADAALDRVTPVVEMSEAVSDVDFIIEAVPEKMDIKKDVYGDVQEYAPEEAIIATNTSSLSITELSEVTERPEQFCGMHFFNPPVRMQLVEVITGAHTAEETLDLTEQLAESFGKTPVRVRKDSPGFIVNRILVPLMNEACWIVEEDDATMEEVDSTVKYDIGLPMGAFELGDQVGNDVTYHVLEYMHEVLGEAYAPCPLLERTVEEERFGKKTGKGFYDYEDGDGADVPPDQTREDVKRRLLAVMANEVGNLVGNDVAPAKDIDEAVMLGGGYPTGPAKMADDYGLESLVETLDDLREEKDAVRYEVSDYLRERAGEGGFYEQGDDADVEFSTIELEYPGDMVGQIVLAREARMNTVNPEMLDELSEAIDHFEEDDDVRAILITGKGNRAFSAGADVSGFAASADPLEAIKLSKKGQETFGKLEESPLPVLAGIDGFALGGGFELAMCCDLRLASERSELGLPEHSLGLLPGWGGTQRLQRLVGMSRAKEIVLTADRFDADTMYDYNVVNEVVPNDEFEERVHEAAADLAGGPPISRWLTKRAMLRGWEDTEAGLDLEAQAFGHLMGTDDLMTGITAFMNGEDAEFEGK
- a CDS encoding acyl-CoA dehydrogenase family protein; this encodes MDFELSAEQKQIQEEVRRFADNEIRPVAQEYDVDEKFPHEVLEKAAEMGLTGANIPMEYGGAGYSALETALIVEEMFAVDPGIALSITATTFGSDALLEYGTEEQKAQFLEPVATGEAIMGAAISEPDTGSDVSSVSTTAEKDGDEWVINGNKMWITNGTVGDFFVAMCKTDPEAEGRYNGFSQIVVESDRDGFKSEKITGKLGIRASDTAELVFDDLRVPEENLVGTRGMGFLQLMNFFDITRTMVAAQGVGIAKGACDRALDYAKEREQFGKPIGDFQAIQHKLADIHTRTEAARQLTYKSAWSVDHSDEQLTTLASMAKEFASRVAVDAANEAVQIHGGAGFVNDFDVERLYRDAKITQIYEGTTEIQKNIIARELLGKGF